Below is a window of Mycolicibacterium rhodesiae NBB3 DNA.
CCAACGCCAGATTGAATCCCATTCTTCGCTCGCGGTCGATGTCGAGCCGGTCGGGATCGTCGAACATGCGCTCGTCGCGCGTTGCGGAACCGGTGACGAGCAGCACAGCGGCGCCTTTGGGAATCGTCGTGCCGTAGTACGCCACATCGCGTGTCGCGGTCCGGATCTGGTACTGCGACGGCGCCTCGTAACGCAGGAGCTCCTCGACAGCGGCGGGGATCTTGCTGCGGTCCTCACGCAACTTCTGCCACTGATCGGGGAAGTCGGCGAAGGCCACCATCGCGTTTCCCACCAGCTTTGTCACCGTCTCCGCGCCGGCACCTCCCAGCATCGTCGCGAATCCAGTGATGTCGACATCGCTGAGCTTCTCGATGACGCCGTCGCGCTCGATCTCGGTGTCGATCAGCCGGCTGATCATGTCGTCCTCGCGCCGCGCCCGCCGCTTCTGAACGAGGTCGTAATAGTAGAGGCCCGTATTCATCGATGCCTCGTATCCCGCCTTGGTGGTGGCGATCTCGCCGGGGCGGCGTTCCAGCAACAGATCAAGCCACAGCCTGATCTGCTCGCGGTCCTCCTTGGGCACGCCGAGCATGGTGGTGATGACCTCGTTGGGGAACAACGCCGAGAAGTCCGCGACGACATCGAATTCCGAAGAGTCCAGTGCGTCAATGCAGTCATA
It encodes the following:
- a CDS encoding cytochrome P450, producing MNAKTSEVAGGPIEFDPFSQDFFDGAYDTYRRLRDEAPVYYNAKWDFWALTRYNDVAPGTKDHETYSSAKGATLDMVKAHDDAIPVPKVIISMDPPEHEKMRKLVSKVFTPRAIAALEDMVREKVYDCIDALDSSEFDVVADFSALFPNEVITTMLGVPKEDREQIRLWLDLLLERRPGEIATTKAGYEASMNTGLYYYDLVQKRRARREDDMISRLIDTEIERDGVIEKLSDVDITGFATMLGGAGAETVTKLVGNAMVAFADFPDQWQKLREDRSKIPAAVEELLRYEAPSQYQIRTATRDVAYYGTTIPKGAAVLLVTGSATRDERMFDDPDRLDIDRERRMGFNLALGYGVHSCLGAALARMESRIALEALLDLIPEYEVDRGGLRRVAMANVSGWSNVPVRKVG